In the genome of Nitrosopumilus sp., one region contains:
- a CDS encoding peptidase encodes MVNGILFLKNKIKLQLTEKKLERKIQTSGLRLKHITLFGLLLLSFVVILGFDNVYGHGVGSETFPPVDLNGKLVTLEVSSSKSDPEASDDQQISISLIDFNSKITLRDVTFLIKSERGEQFLFEQEFKADNGFIVFNFVSENTDSIILEEENGGGLFGSLLGLESRMIHVKGPKLSEGGLYKLDVTVLTADGYSQKLDEPLVFNAGISIAQTSRHDFVDPNFGEQNIHVITYYDEISNFNYDSNSKEIHFFMPFDWSQSNINQTSVVHEELVIPKKFGDLLVSGFTMYVNGIQLSQDIVNIDDFFSDGRIVHFIIYQKELQNIFDNSSNTNGMNFVVKPDRDYSHMSSVTENGQFRILVSWEPENLKSNSNAKILFDVTDIFLKNKPVATNYEFSITQNDRIIFEQNGISTDFKDQHNIVEFFIPNDVSGIVNLNFKNLDNNNLAKTTIPIVIDRITQNEISLPDWIRNNALWWSQEQIDDTTFIQGIEYMITNKIILIPQTQQETNSSQDIPSWIRNNAAWWADGQIDDKTFVQGLEFMIKVGILSV; translated from the coding sequence ATGGTAAATGGCATACTGTTTTTGAAGAACAAGATCAAATTACAATTGACGGAAAAGAAATTAGAAAGAAAAATCCAGACAAGTGGACTTAGATTGAAACATATAACATTATTTGGACTGTTATTACTTTCATTTGTAGTTATTTTAGGATTTGATAATGTATATGGCCATGGTGTAGGCAGCGAAACATTTCCTCCAGTTGATCTTAATGGAAAACTTGTAACTTTAGAAGTGTCATCATCAAAAAGTGATCCTGAAGCAAGTGATGATCAACAAATATCAATATCATTAATTGATTTTAATTCAAAAATTACTTTGCGTGATGTTACATTTTTAATAAAATCTGAACGTGGAGAACAATTTCTATTTGAACAAGAATTCAAAGCAGATAATGGTTTCATAGTTTTCAATTTTGTATCTGAAAATACCGATTCAATAATTCTAGAAGAAGAAAATGGTGGAGGACTATTTGGTTCTTTATTGGGATTAGAAAGTAGAATGATACATGTTAAAGGTCCTAAACTTAGTGAAGGTGGATTATACAAGTTAGATGTTACTGTATTAACTGCTGATGGTTATTCACAAAAATTGGATGAACCTCTAGTCTTTAATGCTGGAATATCTATTGCCCAAACCTCAAGACATGATTTTGTTGATCCTAATTTTGGAGAGCAAAATATACACGTGATTACCTACTACGATGAAATATCTAATTTCAATTATGATTCAAATTCAAAAGAAATTCACTTTTTCATGCCATTTGATTGGAGTCAATCAAACATCAACCAAACATCAGTTGTTCATGAAGAACTAGTTATTCCAAAAAAATTTGGTGATTTACTAGTTTCTGGATTTACAATGTATGTTAATGGTATACAATTGTCTCAAGACATTGTAAACATTGATGATTTTTTTTCTGATGGACGAATTGTTCATTTTATTATATATCAAAAAGAATTACAGAATATCTTTGATAATAGTTCCAACACAAATGGTATGAATTTTGTTGTTAAGCCAGATCGTGATTATTCACATATGAGCTCTGTAACTGAAAATGGACAGTTTAGAATTCTTGTTTCATGGGAGCCTGAAAATTTAAAATCAAATTCAAATGCAAAAATACTTTTTGATGTTACTGATATTTTCTTAAAAAATAAACCAGTTGCAACAAATTATGAATTTTCAATAACTCAAAATGACCGAATTATTTTTGAACAAAATGGAATAAGTACTGATTTCAAAGATCAACACAACATTGTAGAATTCTTTATTCCTAATGATGTTTCAGGTATCGTAAATCTAAATTTTAAAAATTTAGATAACAACAATCTTGCAAAGACAACAATTCCAATTGTAATTGATAGAATAACTCAAAATGAAATATCATTACCTGATTGGATTAGAAATAATGCATTATGGTGGTCACAAGAACAAATTGATGACACTACATTCATCCAAGGAATCGAATACATGATTACAAACAAAATAATTTTAATCCCTCAAACCCAACAAGAAACTAACTCTTCTCAAGATATTCCGTCTTGGATTAGAAATAATGCCGCATGGTGGGCTGATGGTCAGATTGATGATAAAACATTTGTTCAGGGATTAGAATTTATGATAAAGGTAGGAATTCTATCTGTTTGA
- a CDS encoding winged helix-turn-helix transcriptional regulator — MTDRDSQLQQIIEQNPGIQFREIMRSSGLKNGVLSHYLGKLEKSGIIKVVRGPRQSRFYPPQITEEESIVIKALRKQTPRDLLLALIQNDGLEFSQLVKEVKKSPSTVSLYLSQIVEDGLVEIKLVNLKKRYHIKARDVIDKLIEDYRPSLLEKSTSGFEDIINSF; from the coding sequence ATGACTGATAGAGATTCACAATTACAACAAATTATTGAACAAAATCCTGGAATTCAATTCCGTGAAATTATGCGTTCATCTGGATTAAAAAATGGTGTACTAAGTCATTATCTAGGAAAATTAGAAAAGAGTGGTATCATCAAAGTTGTTCGAGGACCACGACAATCTAGATTTTATCCTCCTCAAATAACAGAAGAAGAATCAATTGTAATCAAGGCATTACGTAAACAAACTCCTCGAGATTTATTGCTTGCATTAATACAAAATGATGGATTAGAATTTTCTCAATTAGTAAAAGAGGTAAAAAAATCCCCCTCAACTGTTTCATTATATCTATCACAAATTGTAGAGGATGGCCTAGTAGAAATTAAATTAGTTAACTTGAAAAAAAGATATCATATTAAAGCAAGAGATGTTATAGATAAATTAATTGAAGATTATAGACCAAGTTTGCTTGAGAAATCAACATCTGGATTCGAAGATATTATCAACTCTTTCTAG
- a CDS encoding peptidase — MRNQHLDSKILSTLSSVSQQTISVFLGLFFILLLPTIVYADVFIPDSEYTGYYDYEGIYTVVGNVKNQNDFALIPIITISVIDNDQTKITHTLHHVPIPAMTDIPFKLKFPEIHGKHPVLLNAELEYFKTEKNPVPIQIVYDKTLITYEDGHVTGRIKNIGNQTVYNPKVFAIVHGYEKYILDVAQNIRPIEKIEPGQILNFTIYPDPSVSEPVRFYSCFAPVDTTVIPITTKKNGGDFDFRYDSGAWYSAAKFDEAGTTLSIKGYNSYPLETYANFEFPPISGNEKFVVTLNDKPIEFIQSVDEMGFWHVAFNIEPTSQGILKISGFEKGLPPELPKIPQWIKNNAQWWVTDQITDSEFLEGIDFLFEKQIVSVPERDVISESQWNIPSWAKTSVSWWYEEKITDDEFLNFIENLVKRKIVVI, encoded by the coding sequence TTGAGAAATCAACATCTGGATTCGAAGATATTATCAACTCTTTCTAGTGTTTCACAACAAACTATTTCTGTATTCTTAGGATTATTTTTTATTTTATTACTCCCAACAATCGTTTATGCTGATGTTTTCATACCTGATAGTGAATATACTGGATACTATGATTATGAAGGAATTTACACTGTTGTTGGAAATGTCAAAAACCAAAATGATTTTGCATTAATCCCGATAATTACAATATCTGTAATTGATAATGATCAAACAAAAATTACTCATACCTTACATCATGTACCAATACCTGCAATGACTGATATTCCATTCAAATTAAAATTTCCAGAGATTCACGGTAAACATCCTGTTTTATTAAATGCTGAATTAGAGTATTTCAAAACTGAAAAAAATCCCGTCCCTATACAAATTGTCTATGATAAAACTTTGATTACTTATGAGGATGGTCATGTTACCGGAAGAATAAAAAATATTGGAAATCAAACAGTATACAATCCTAAAGTATTTGCAATTGTTCATGGCTATGAAAAATATATTCTAGATGTTGCACAAAACATCAGACCTATTGAAAAAATTGAACCAGGACAAATACTAAACTTTACAATATATCCTGATCCTTCTGTTTCTGAGCCTGTTCGATTCTATTCATGCTTTGCTCCAGTTGATACCACTGTAATTCCTATTACTACAAAGAAAAATGGCGGAGATTTTGATTTTAGATATGATTCTGGTGCTTGGTATTCTGCAGCAAAATTTGATGAGGCTGGAACTACCCTTAGCATTAAAGGATACAACAGTTATCCATTAGAGACTTATGCAAATTTTGAATTTCCTCCAATATCTGGTAATGAAAAATTTGTTGTTACATTAAACGATAAACCAATTGAGTTTATTCAAAGTGTGGATGAGATGGGATTTTGGCATGTTGCGTTTAACATAGAACCTACTTCTCAAGGCATACTCAAAATTTCAGGTTTTGAAAAAGGATTACCACCTGAACTGCCAAAAATTCCACAATGGATAAAAAATAATGCACAATGGTGGGTAACAGATCAAATTACTGATTCAGAATTTCTTGAAGGAATAGATTTTCTTTTTGAAAAACAAATTGTATCTGTACCTGAAAGAGATGTGATCAGTGAATCACAATGGAATATTCCTTCATGGGCAAAAACTTCTGTAAGTTGGTGGTATGAGGAAAAGATCACCGATGATGAATTCCTAAATTTTATTGAGAATCTTGTAAAGCGAAAAATTGTTGTCATATAG
- a CDS encoding VWA domain-containing protein: MQIQFEFLYALFLLLVIPGLYFLYSKYNHEKKESILKFSSLKIIKKSAMGKNFLRKHLPFVLMMGILGLIIIGLANPQIPTTSIEKGINLSIVLDGSESMAATDYKLTRLDAAKGAISELVAKIGPQNNVGIVIFESGATTISYLTPDKEKTINAISSIEQGQGATAIGDGLALGIDMASSIPDKKGVVILLSDGVHNSGIVSPEEAIDYAKINQVQIHAIGLGSEEPVFLRNDIYGEPQYAELDENTLILIAQETNGNYFKSLDEQTLNEIFGILSSNLEYETEYSTIRDWFIAAAIGLLLVDAYVIYGRYRIVA, from the coding sequence ATGCAAATTCAATTTGAATTTTTGTATGCATTGTTTTTATTGTTAGTAATTCCAGGATTATATTTTCTATATTCAAAATACAATCATGAGAAAAAAGAATCAATTTTGAAATTTAGTTCTCTGAAAATTATAAAAAAATCTGCAATGGGGAAAAATTTCTTGAGAAAACATTTACCATTTGTTTTGATGATGGGAATACTTGGATTGATCATCATTGGATTGGCAAATCCACAGATTCCGACAACATCAATAGAAAAAGGAATCAATTTGAGTATTGTTTTAGATGGTTCTGAGAGTATGGCAGCCACAGATTACAAGCTAACACGCCTAGATGCTGCAAAAGGAGCAATTTCAGAATTAGTGGCAAAAATTGGTCCTCAAAACAATGTAGGAATAGTAATTTTTGAATCAGGTGCTACAACAATTTCTTATCTTACTCCAGATAAAGAAAAAACAATCAATGCAATTTCATCCATTGAACAGGGGCAAGGAGCAACTGCAATTGGTGACGGACTTGCATTAGGAATTGACATGGCATCATCAATTCCAGACAAAAAAGGAGTAGTTATTTTGCTTAGTGATGGTGTTCATAATTCAGGAATAGTAAGTCCGGAAGAAGCAATTGATTATGCAAAGATAAATCAAGTTCAGATTCATGCAATTGGTTTGGGTTCAGAAGAACCAGTTTTTCTAAGAAACGATATCTATGGAGAACCACAATATGCAGAATTAGATGAGAACACATTAATTTTGATTGCACAAGAAACAAATGGAAATTATTTTAAATCACTTGATGAGCAAACGTTAAATGAAATATTTGGGATTCTAAGTTCTAATCTTGAATATGAAACGGAATACTCTACAATAAGGGATTGGTTCATTGCTGCTGCAATTGGTTTGTTATTAGTTGATGCATATGTTATTTATGGCAGATATAGAATTGTCGCATAA
- a CDS encoding DUF58 domain-containing protein — protein sequence MTKLSELLKQVKNLEIKTKNLVEGMESGAYRSRFRGGGIEFSEVREYAAGDDARRVDWNVSARYNDLYVKEFVEEKELNVYVIIDMSASNDFGFVKSKKELSFEVAASLMFSALKNNDRVGMGLFTNTLEKFIPAKKGRKHLMNVLQQLLNHNSEDLQTDIFRSLLELQQKIKRKSVIFIISDFISDSFVKPLKLLKLKHQIVLVNISDIREMEIPEIGNVYLEDAESGEQILVNTSDKKFQEQYSNLIKKTRENNEYEIKKLGIDLLNLSNEESFEVTFRRYIQNKKRGKF from the coding sequence ATGACCAAACTGTCAGAACTTTTGAAACAGGTCAAAAACCTGGAAATAAAGACTAAAAATCTTGTTGAAGGTATGGAATCTGGAGCCTACAGATCACGATTTAGAGGTGGAGGAATAGAATTTTCTGAAGTAAGAGAGTATGCGGCAGGAGATGATGCAAGAAGAGTAGATTGGAATGTTTCAGCAAGATATAATGATCTTTATGTGAAAGAATTTGTCGAGGAAAAAGAGCTCAATGTTTATGTGATTATTGACATGTCAGCCAGCAATGATTTTGGTTTTGTAAAAAGTAAAAAAGAACTTAGCTTCGAAGTTGCAGCTTCGTTGATGTTTTCTGCATTAAAAAATAACGATAGAGTAGGAATGGGATTATTTACAAATACACTTGAAAAATTTATTCCAGCAAAAAAAGGAAGAAAACATCTGATGAATGTACTTCAACAACTATTAAATCACAATTCAGAAGACTTACAAACTGATATTTTTAGATCTTTATTGGAATTACAACAAAAGATAAAACGAAAAAGTGTAATCTTTATTATTTCGGATTTTATTTCTGATTCTTTTGTAAAACCATTAAAATTACTAAAATTAAAACACCAAATTGTTTTAGTGAACATATCAGATATTCGTGAGATGGAAATACCTGAAATTGGTAATGTGTATTTGGAAGACGCAGAATCAGGTGAACAAATTCTTGTAAATACTTCTGATAAAAAATTTCAAGAACAATACTCCAATTTGATTAAAAAAACAAGAGAAAATAATGAATATGAAATCAAAAAATTAGGCATTGATTTGCTTAATTTATCAAATGAAGAATCATTTGAAGTGACATTTAGACGATATATTCAAAATAAAAAAAGAGGTAAATTTTAG
- a CDS encoding MoxR family ATPase — protein sequence MAFRENSMKYSVSSKEIQDLNEQAQKYAKKLNQVFDESHKIIIGQEDALRKILISIISDGHVLLESVPGLAKTLMVKTMSQIFNVEHVRIQFTPDLLPADIIGTKIYKNVSGSFVTQKGPIFHNFVLADEINRAPPKVQSALLEAMQEKTVSIHGDTYELKKPFLVLATQNPIENEGTYKLPEAQVDRFAFKILIDYPSKQEELEIIEKNSSDNIESIKSLVIPEEIIEIQKFNERIYADKTVTEYIADIVHATRNPKEYDLDLENMIEFGASPRASIWLMRTAKANALLNGRGFIIPEDVKAVVHDVLRHRIILTFEAEANGINPDKIIDFVLEKISSP from the coding sequence ATGGCATTTAGAGAAAATTCAATGAAATACTCAGTATCAAGTAAAGAAATTCAAGATTTGAATGAACAAGCTCAGAAATATGCTAAAAAATTAAATCAAGTTTTTGACGAATCTCACAAAATAATCATTGGACAAGAAGATGCTCTGAGGAAAATTCTCATTTCAATTATCTCAGATGGTCATGTATTACTTGAAAGTGTTCCGGGTTTAGCAAAAACATTGATGGTTAAAACAATGTCACAAATATTTAACGTAGAGCATGTCAGGATACAATTTACACCAGATTTACTTCCAGCCGACATCATAGGAACCAAGATTTACAAGAATGTGTCAGGATCATTTGTAACACAGAAAGGCCCCATATTCCATAATTTTGTATTAGCAGATGAAATTAATCGAGCTCCACCCAAAGTTCAATCTGCATTACTTGAAGCAATGCAAGAAAAAACTGTAAGTATTCACGGAGATACATATGAATTGAAAAAACCTTTTCTTGTTCTTGCTACACAAAATCCTATTGAAAATGAAGGAACATACAAGCTTCCTGAAGCTCAAGTAGACAGATTTGCTTTCAAGATTTTGATTGACTATCCATCAAAACAAGAAGAGCTTGAAATAATTGAAAAAAATTCTTCAGACAATATTGAATCTATCAAATCATTAGTGATACCAGAAGAAATAATTGAGATTCAAAAATTTAATGAGAGAATCTATGCAGATAAAACAGTTACAGAATACATTGCAGACATAGTTCATGCAACTAGAAACCCAAAAGAATATGATCTGGATTTGGAAAACATGATTGAATTTGGAGCTTCACCAAGAGCATCAATTTGGTTAATGAGAACCGCAAAAGCTAACGCATTGTTAAACGGAAGAGGCTTCATAATTCCTGAAGATGTAAAAGCAGTAGTACATGATGTATTACGTCATAGAATAATTTTGACATTTGAGGCAGAAGCTAATGGGATTAATCCAGATAAAATAATTGATTTTGTTTTAGAAAAAATTAGTTCACCATAA